In Streptomyces rapamycinicus NRRL 5491, the genomic stretch AGCGGCATCCGGCCGGCGATCTGCCGGGTGGCAGCGAGCAGCGCGGCCCCCGAGCGGCGGGAGACGGTGAGGACCTCCATGTCGGCGGGCCGGCCGTCCGCCCTCGGGAAGTCCTCGCGGAACCGGAGGATGCCGCCCACGTCGGCGCCGCGGAAGGCGTAGATCGACTGATCGGGGTCGCCGAAGGCGAGCAGGGGCCTGCCGCCGCCCGCGAGCGCCCGCAGCAGCCGCCCCTGGGCCACGTCGGTGTCCTGGTACTCGTCGACGAACACCGCGTCGTACCGCCCCGCCAGCTCGGCCGCGGCCTCCGGCCGACCGGCCAGCAGCACCGCGCGGTGCACCAGCTCCGCGTAGTCCAGCACCCCCTGGGCGTCCAGGACGTCGAGGTACTCGGCGAGGAAGCCGGCCGCGGCGGACCAGTCGGGGCGCCCGGTGCGCTCGGCGAACTCCCCCAGCGACCGTGGGCCGAGGCCCAGCTCCCGGCTGCGGGCCAGCACCGCGCGCACCTCGTCGGCGAAGCCCCGCGTGGTCAGGCAGGCGCGCAGGTCGTCCGGCCAGCGGACGAAGGCCCGGCCCTCGCTCGCCAGTTCGGCCTGACCGGCGAGCAACTCCCTGACGACGACGTCCTGCTCCGGTCCGGAGAGCAGCCGCAGCGGATCCACGAAGAGATCGACGTCCTGGTGGGCACGGACCAGTGCGTAGCAATAGGAATGGAAGGTCGTGGCCCGCGGGGCGCTCGCGCCGCCCAGGCGCGCGGACATGCGGTCGCGCAGTTCGACGGCGGCCTTACGGCTGAAGGTGAGCACCAGGAGCCGCTCGGGATCCGCGCCCTCGCGCACCCGGCGGGCCACCGCCTCCACGAGCGTCGTCGTCTTGCCCGTACCGGGCCCGGCGAGCACCAGCAAAGGGCCGCCCCGGTGCTCAACCACAGCGCGCTGCCGTGCGTCCAGGACAGGAAGGGCGCCAGGCTCCGGCCGATGACGGAGCAGGCGGTAGACGCCCTGGGCCGACTGCCGTGAGGACGGCTGCCGTGCCTGCCGCTGCCGCGGAAGGGACGAGGGGGAGGAGCTCACGTTGGATCGCCGGTCCTGGTGGGTTCGCTGGGTGCGGGACAGCCTCTCATGCGCCGCGGGGCCTCACCCGGATGGCTGTGGATACCGCCGGTACGACCACGAGCCCACCGCACGAGCCTCCGGCCTCGGGCTCATCGGACGCCGGTATGCCCGCGAGCCCGCCCCGCGCCGGTACGGCCCCGCGCTCACGGCGCCCCGGTACGGGCTCACGCCCATCGGACGCCCGTACGGCCGCGAGCCCACGGCGCACGCGTCCGGCCCCGCGCTCACCGCGCCCCGGTACGGCCGCGCGTCGGCCGCCCCGGTCGCGCCGCGCTTCCGAAAGCCGCCCCGCTACCGGCCGTGGTCCTGCCCGCCCCCGTCCCACCGCGCCCTGGCCATGTCGATCCGCGGCACATGGCCCTCGGCCGAGCGCGCCGCCTCACGCAGCGGGGTGCCCTCCTCGCGGTAGTGGCCAAGGGCCCGCAGCTCGTGGCCGGGCAGCAGCACACCGTCCGCGCGCACCACGCGCCACCACGGCACGGCGCCCCCGTAGAGCGCCATCACCCGCCCCACCTGGCGCGGGCCGCCCTCCTCCAGCCATTCGGCGACGTCCCCGTAGGTCATCACGCGGCCGGAGGGGATCAGCTCGGCCACCTCCAGCACCCGCTCGGCGTACTCGGGCAGCTCCTCGGCGCTGTCCCCGTCCTCCGGCTCCCTGCTCTCCCGGCTCATCCGCCCCATCCTGCCGCACCCCTCCGACAGCCCCGACGGCAGCCGCGCCGCACGCCCCTCCGCACCCCCCGCGGAACGCACCACCGCACGCCCCTCCGCACCCCCCGCGGAACGCACCACCGCGCCCCCCGCGCGGGGTGGTGGCGGGCCCGTTCCGGGCCGGGTCGCGGTTCGATCACGCATTGTGCGGGAATCCTCAGCAGGGCGTACCATTCGGGGTCCACGTCCCCGAAATGCACCCTGATGCCCCCCTCCGCAGCCCGGGCATGCCACCATCTTCCGGGCGGTGACTGGTGATACGAGATCAAGAAGAGACGGCGAAGCACCAGGGTGCGCAGCCTCCGGAGGAGGAGGCCCGCACCCCGGAGGCGTTGCCGCACTCCACGACACCGTCCGGTCGGCCGGAGACAGAGGCCCCGGGCTCGGGGGATGACTGCGGCCCGGACGGACCCGAGGGCCATGTGGACCGGGTCTCCGGCGACGAGCCGCTGCTGCCGGCCCGCGTGCACCGCCCCTCCGATCTGCTGCGGACGCTGCTCGGGATCCTCGGCATGGCCCTCGTGCTCGCCATCGCGGCCTTCGCCCACGGCACCACCGCGGGTCTGGAGAAGGACATCGGGCACGGCGCCAACCAGGCGCCCCCGCTACTGATCGACTTCGCGGGGCTCACGGCCGGAGTGGCCGTCCTCGTCCTGCCGGTGGCCTTCGCCTTCGAGCGGCTGATCAAGCGGGACGGACTGCGGATCGCCGACGGCGTGCTTGCCGCGGTGCTGGCCCACGGGGTGTCTCTCGCCATGGACCTCTGGGTCGCCAGGGGCGCCCCCGGCTCGCTCCGCGAGGCGCTCACCCAGCCCGCCCCCGGCGGCACCTTCAGCGACCCCGTGCACGGCTATCTCGCCCCTGTCATCGCCTATATGACGGCCGTCGGCATGGCCAGGCGCCCGCGCTGGCGGGTGGCCATGTGGTGCGTGCTGCTGCTCGACGCCTTCGCGGTGCTCGTGGGCGGCTACACCACACCGTTCTCGATCATCCTTACGGTGCTCATCGGCTGGGCGGTGGCCTACGGCACGCTCTACGCGGTCGGCTCCCCCAATGTGCGCCCCACCGGCCAGCACCTGCTCGCCGGGCTGCGCCGGGTCGGCTTCAACCCGGTCAGCGCCATGCGCGCCGAGGAGCCCGAGGACGAGCACGGCCATGGCGACCGGGGCCGCCGTTATCTGGTCACCCTGGAGGACGGCCCGCCCCTGGACGTCACGGTCGTCGACCGGGAGCAGCAGGCCCAGGGCTTCTTCTACGGCGTCTGGCAGCGGCTGACGCTGCGGACGATCACCCCGCCGCGCAGCCTCCAGTCGCTGCGCCAGGCCCTGGAGCAGGAGGCGCTGCTCGCCTACGCGGCCATCGCGGCCGGGGCCAACGCGCCCAAGCTGATCGCCACCTCCGAGCTGGGCCCGGACGCCGTGATGCTCGTCTACGAGCACGTCGGCGGCCGCCCGCTGCACGCCCTGCCGGACGAGGCGATCACCGACGAACTGCTGGCCGGGGCCTGGCACCAGGTCCAGGCGCTCCAGTCGCGGCGGATCGCCCACCGGCGGCTGGACAGCGACGCCCTGCTGGTCGACCGCAACGGCACGGTCTTCCTGACCGAGCTGCGCAGCGGTGAGATCGCGGCCGGAGACGTGGTGCTGCGGATGGATATCGCACAGCTGCTGACCACCCTGGGCCTGCGGGTGGGCGCCGAGCGCTCCGTGGCCGCCGCGGTGGAGGTCCTCGGCCCGGACGCGGTCGCCGGAAGCCTTCCGCTGCTCCAGCCCCTGGCGCTCGGCCGGGGCACCCGGGCGACCCTGCGCCAGCTCGCGCGCGAGCGCGCCCAGCGCCAGCGGGAGGCCGTCCTGGAGGCGTCCCACGCCGCCAAGGAGGCCCGGGACGCCGAGGCTCGGGAGGCCCTGGAGGCCGCCGGGGGCCCGGAGGCGGCCACCGGCGACCGTAAGACGGCCAAGGCCGAGAAACAGGCGGAGAAGCGCGCCATCGAGGAGGCCCTGGAGGACGCCCGCGAGGAGGATCTGCTCTCCCAGATCCGGCAGCAGGTGCTGCTGGTGAGGCCCCAGGCGCCGATACAGCCCGAACGGCTGGAGCGCATCAAGCCGCGCACCCTGGTCAGCTTCTGCGCGGGGGCCTTCGCCGCGTACTTCCTGCTGTCCCAGTTCACCCATCTCAAGCTGGGCGCCCTGGTCGGCGAGGCCAACTGGATCTGGGTCATCTTCGCGCTCGTCTTCTCCGCGCTCACCTATCTGGCCGCGGCGCTGAGCCTGCTCGGCTTCGTCCCGGAGAAGGTGCCCCTCGGGCGGACGGTGCTGGCGCAGGTGGCCGCCTCGTTCGTGAAGCTGGTGGCGCCCGCGGCGGTCGGCGGAGTCGCCCTCAACACCCGCTTCCTGCAGCGCGCGGGGGTGCGGCCGGGGCTCGCGGTGGCCAGTGTGGGCGCCTCCCAGCTGTTCGGGCTCGCCAGCCATATCGTGCTGCTGCTGACCTTCGGCTACATCACCGGCACCGAGCGCACTCCGGCGCTCTCGCCATCCCGGACGGTGATCGCCGGGCTGCTGACGGCCGCCGTCCTGGTGCTGGTGGTGACCGCGATTCCCGTGCTGCGGAAGTTCGTGTCCACCCGGGTGCGGTCGCTGTTCGCGGGCGTCGTGCCGCGCATGCTGGACGTGCTCCAGCGGCCCAAGAAGCTGCTCGCGGGCATCGGCGGCACCCTGCTGCTGACCGCCGCGAACGTGATGTGCCTCGACTCCGCGATCCGGGCGTTCGGCGGTGAGCTGAGCTACGCGAGCATCGCCGTCGTCTTCCTCGCGGGCAACGCCCTGGGGTCGGCGGCGCCCACCCCCGGCGGTGTGGGCGCGGTCGAGGCCGCCCTGATCGCGGGTCTGACCTTCGCCGGGCTGCCGTACGAGACGGCGGCTCCCGCGGTGCTGCTCTTCCGGCTGATGGTCTTCTGGCTGCCGGTGCTGCCCGGCTGGGTGGCCTTCACCCACCTCACCCGCAAAGAAGCGCTGTAGCGCCGGTGTCCGCCCGCGAAAGGGCGCTGTAGGGCTTTCGCCCGCTCCGCCCGCGAAGAGGCGCCGTAGCGCCCGTAGGGGCCCCGCTGGAGCCCTGCCGCGGTCGCCGGGCGACCCGGCCTCCCCTCACCCGTACGCCCCCGCTGTGCGCGCGTGCGGCGGCCACGGACCTCACGATGGCGGTACCCCCACCCACGGGAGAGCCGCCGTGTCCCGACCTCTGCGCCTCGGTGCGCTGTCCGCCGCCCTGCTGGTGACCGCCCTGGCCGCCGGATGCGGTGGCGACGGCGGACGGCCGGACACCTCGGCCCACCAGAAACCGGACTGGTCCGGCTGCCCCGCCCCCTCCTCGAGCCAGGACGCGGCCGCCACCAAGGCCCCGGGCGGGGAGTGGGAGTGCGCGACGCTCCATGTGCCGCTGGACTACCGCAAGCCGCGCGGCAAGACCATCGGCATCGCCATGATCCGCGCCAAGGCCACCGACCGGCGCCACCGGATCGGCTCGCTGATCTTCAACTTCGGCGGCCCCGGCGGTTCGGGCGTGGCCACCCTCCCGGCGCTCGCGGGCAGCTACAAGCAACTGCGCACCCGCTACGACCTGGTCAGCTTCGATCCGCGCGGGGTCGGCCGCAGCAGCGGGGTACGTTGTCTCCCGGACCGGCAGCTCGACGCCTACTACGCCGCCGACTCCACCCCGAACGACAACGCCGAGGTGAAGAGCCTGGTCCGCCGGGTGAAGACCTACGCCGCCGGATGCGAGAAGAACTCCGGCACGGTCCTGCCGTACGTCGGCACCGCCAACGCCGCCCGTGACATGGATCTCATGCGGCGCGTCCTCGGCGACAAGAAGATGCACTACTTCGGCGTCTCCTACGGCACCGAACTCGGCGGCGTCTACGCCCATCTGTACCCGAAGCAGGTGGGGCGCGCCCTCTTCGACGGGGTCGTGGACCCCATGCAGACGCCCGAACAGGGCGCGCTCGGCCAGGCCAAGGGGTTCCAGCGCGCCCTCGACGACTATCTGAAGGCGTGCACCAGGACCAGCGCCAACAGCTGCCCCACCCAGAACCGGATCCGCACGCTGCTGAAGCGGCTCGACGGCCGTCCGGTGCGCGGCTACGGCGGCCGGAAGCTGACCGAGTCCCTCGCCGACGGCGGTATCGCGCAGTCCCTGTACTCGCGGGAGTACTGGCAGTACCTCACCCAGGGGATCGCCGCCGCCCAGCAGGGCGACGGCAGGATCCTGCTGGCCCTGGGGGACGCCATGAACGGACGCGGCCCGGACGGCCGCTACAGCACCCTCCAGTCCGCCCTTACCGCCATCACCTGCGCCGACTTCAAGCAGCGCTATACGGTCCCGGACATCGAGCGGAAGCTGCCCACCTTCCGTAAGGTCTCCCCGGTCTTCGGCGACATGATGGCGTGGGGCCTGACCCAGTGCACCGACTGGCCGGTCCACGGCGCCTGGACCACGCCCGACGTGAGCGCCAAGGGGGCCGCGCCGATCCTGGTCGTCGGCAACACCGGCGACCCGGCGACCCCGTACGAGGGTGCCGCGCGGATGGCGAAGGAGCTGGGCCCCGGGGTCGGCGTCCAGCTCACCTACAAGGGCGAGGGCCATGGGGCGTACGACAGCGGCAACGCCTGTGTCCGAAGGACGGTCAACGACTATCTGCTCAAGGGCACGGTGCCTCCGAAGGGCAAGGTCTGCACCTAGGGGGTCCGCGGCCGGGCCCGCCGTACGGACGCCGCGCGAACCGTGACGGCTTTGAGAAGAGTTGCGGACGATTCCGCCCCCGCCTCCTCATAGGATCTCCGGATATGCCGAGTTCCCCACGCACCATACGGACCAGGGCGCTGGTCTCCATGACCGCCATGGTCACCCTCCTCACCGTCGCGGGCTGCGATGACGACGGGGGAAACGAGCAGGGCAAGGCGTCGTCCGAGCCCTCGGCGTCGGCCCCGGCCGCGCCTTCGGATTCCGGGCTGCCGGGCTCGCTCACCGGTCAGAAGCTCAACTGGTCGTCCTGCCAGGCCCCGACCGCGATGCAGGGCACCGGTGAGAAGCCGGGAAGCGAGTGGGAATGCGCCACTCTGAAGGTGCCGCTGGACTACGCGAAGCCCAGAGGCGAAACGATCGATCTGGCCATGATCCGCGCCAAGGCCACCGGATCGGACAAGCGCATCGGCTCCCTGGTGTTCAACTTCGGCGGACCCGGCGGCTCCGGTGTCTCCTCGCTCCCCGGTTTCGCCGCCGCCTACGACACTCTGCGCTCACGCTATGACCTGGTGAGCTTCGATCCGCGCGGGGTCGGCGAGAGCGCCGGGGTGCGGTGCCAGAGCGACCAGGAGATCGACGCCTCGGACGCCGTGGACAGCACGCCGGACGACGACGCCGAGATCAAGACCGCGATGGCGGACGCCAAGGCGTTCATCGAGGGCTGCGAGAAGCGTTCCGGCAAGGTGCTCGGCCATGTGGACACCGTGAGCGCCGCCCGTGACATGGACCTCATGCGGCAGGTGCTGGGCGACGACAAGCTGTCGTACTTCGGCATCTCCTACGGCACCGAACTCGGCGGCGTCTACGCTCATCTGTACCCGAAGCGGGTGGGACGCGCGGTTCTGGACGCCGTGGTCGACCCCACCGAGGACCCCGAGCAGGGCTCTCTCGGCCAGGCGAAGGGGTTCCAGCTCGCGCTCGACAACTACCTCGAGGACTGCGCCAAGAAGGGCACGGCCTGCCCGACCGGCGGCGACCCGGCGGCGGGCGCCGACCGGATCGTGGCCTTCCTGAAGAAGCTCGACAAGAAGCCGCTGTCCACCGAGAGCGGCCGCAAGCTCACCCAGGACGGGGCGCTGAGCGGTATCGCCGCCGCGCTCTACGACAAGGAGAGCTGGAAGTACCTGACCCTCGGGCTGCAGGAGGCGATGCAGCTCGAGGAGGGCAACATGCTGCTCGCGATGGCCGATTCGATGTCCGGCCGCGACGAGAACGGCCACTACAGCAACATCAACACCGCCAACGCGGCCATCAACTGCGTGGACGACAGGCAGCGTTACACGGTGACCGATGTGAAGGCGCAGCTGCCGCGCTTCCGCAAGGCGTCACCGGTCTTCGGCGAGTACCTGGCCTGGGGCATGCTCGGCTGTACCGGCTGGCCCGTGGACGGCACCACGGACACCCCTGATGTCAGCGCCCAGGGCTCGGCGCCGGTCCTCGTGGTCGGCAACACCGGCGACCCGGCCACCCCGTACGAGGGGGCCCGGAAGATGGTCCAGGAGCTGGGCAAGGGCGTGGGCGTCGAGGTCACCTACAAGGGGCAGGGCCATGGCGCGTACAACAGCGGCAACGCCTGTATGACGAAGACCGTGAACGCCTATCTGCTGGACGGGAAGGTGCCCGCGGGCGGCAAGACGTGCCGCTGACGCTCTCGCGGCAGCCGTAAGGGGGCCGACGACAGCCGTAAGGGGGCCGGATCGCCGTCGGCGCGGCGGTCCGGCCCCCTTACGGACGGTGCGTACCGGGGATCAGTAGACCGGCTTGTCGGGCTCGATCTGGTTGACCCAGCCGATCACGCCGCCGCCCACGTGGACGGCGTCGGAGAAGCCCGCGGACTTCAGGACGGCCAGGACTTCCGCGGACCGGACACCCGTCTTGCAGTGCAAGACGATCTTCTTGTCCTGCGGAAGGTCCTGGAGGGCGCCGCCCATCAGGAACCCGTCCTTCGGGATCAGCCGGGCGCCGGGGATCGAGACGATCTCGTACTCGTTGGGCTCCCGGACGTCGATGATGTCGATGTTCTCGCCGTCGTCGATCCACTCCTTGAGCTGCTTGGGAGTGATCGTCGAACCGGCCGCCGCCTCCTGGGCCTCGTCCGACACCACACCGCAGAACGCCTCGTAGTCGATCAGCTCGGTGACGGTCGGGTTCGGGCCGCAGACCGCGCAGTCCGGGTCCTTGCGGACCTTGACCTGGCGGTAGGTCATCTCCAGGGCGTCGTAGATCATCAGACGGCCGACCAGCGGGTCCCCGGTGCCGGTGAGCACCTTGATGGCCTCGGTGACCTGGATGGAGCCGATGGAGGCGCACAGCACGCCCAGCACGCCGCCCTCGGCGCAGGACGGGACCATGCCGGGCGGCGGGGGCTCCGGGTACAGGCAGCGGTAGCAGGGGCCGTGCTCGGACCAGAAGACCGACGCCTGGCCGTCGAAGCGGTAGATCGAACCCCACACGTACGGCTTGTTCAGCAGCACGCACGCGTCGTTGACCAGATAGCGGGTGGCGAAGTTGTCGGTGCCGTCCACGATCAGGTCGTACTCGGAGAAGATCTCCATGACGTTGTCCGCCTCGAGGCGGCCCTCGTGCAGCACGACGTTCACGTACGGGTTGATGCCGAGGACCGTGTC encodes the following:
- a CDS encoding MGMT family protein, translating into MSRESREPEDGDSAEELPEYAERVLEVAELIPSGRVMTYGDVAEWLEEGGPRQVGRVMALYGGAVPWWRVVRADGVLLPGHELRALGHYREEGTPLREAARSAEGHVPRIDMARARWDGGGQDHGR
- a CDS encoding lysylphosphatidylglycerol synthase transmembrane domain-containing protein, with the translated sequence MIRDQEETAKHQGAQPPEEEARTPEALPHSTTPSGRPETEAPGSGDDCGPDGPEGHVDRVSGDEPLLPARVHRPSDLLRTLLGILGMALVLAIAAFAHGTTAGLEKDIGHGANQAPPLLIDFAGLTAGVAVLVLPVAFAFERLIKRDGLRIADGVLAAVLAHGVSLAMDLWVARGAPGSLREALTQPAPGGTFSDPVHGYLAPVIAYMTAVGMARRPRWRVAMWCVLLLDAFAVLVGGYTTPFSIILTVLIGWAVAYGTLYAVGSPNVRPTGQHLLAGLRRVGFNPVSAMRAEEPEDEHGHGDRGRRYLVTLEDGPPLDVTVVDREQQAQGFFYGVWQRLTLRTITPPRSLQSLRQALEQEALLAYAAIAAGANAPKLIATSELGPDAVMLVYEHVGGRPLHALPDEAITDELLAGAWHQVQALQSRRIAHRRLDSDALLVDRNGTVFLTELRSGEIAAGDVVLRMDIAQLLTTLGLRVGAERSVAAAVEVLGPDAVAGSLPLLQPLALGRGTRATLRQLARERAQRQREAVLEASHAAKEARDAEAREALEAAGGPEAATGDRKTAKAEKQAEKRAIEEALEDAREEDLLSQIRQQVLLVRPQAPIQPERLERIKPRTLVSFCAGAFAAYFLLSQFTHLKLGALVGEANWIWVIFALVFSALTYLAAALSLLGFVPEKVPLGRTVLAQVAASFVKLVAPAAVGGVALNTRFLQRAGVRPGLAVASVGASQLFGLASHIVLLLTFGYITGTERTPALSPSRTVIAGLLTAAVLVLVVTAIPVLRKFVSTRVRSLFAGVVPRMLDVLQRPKKLLAGIGGTLLLTAANVMCLDSAIRAFGGELSYASIAVVFLAGNALGSAAPTPGGVGAVEAALIAGLTFAGLPYETAAPAVLLFRLMVFWLPVLPGWVAFTHLTRKEAL
- a CDS encoding alpha/beta hydrolase — protein: MSRPLRLGALSAALLVTALAAGCGGDGGRPDTSAHQKPDWSGCPAPSSSQDAAATKAPGGEWECATLHVPLDYRKPRGKTIGIAMIRAKATDRRHRIGSLIFNFGGPGGSGVATLPALAGSYKQLRTRYDLVSFDPRGVGRSSGVRCLPDRQLDAYYAADSTPNDNAEVKSLVRRVKTYAAGCEKNSGTVLPYVGTANAARDMDLMRRVLGDKKMHYFGVSYGTELGGVYAHLYPKQVGRALFDGVVDPMQTPEQGALGQAKGFQRALDDYLKACTRTSANSCPTQNRIRTLLKRLDGRPVRGYGGRKLTESLADGGIAQSLYSREYWQYLTQGIAAAQQGDGRILLALGDAMNGRGPDGRYSTLQSALTAITCADFKQRYTVPDIERKLPTFRKVSPVFGDMMAWGLTQCTDWPVHGAWTTPDVSAKGAAPILVVGNTGDPATPYEGAARMAKELGPGVGVQLTYKGEGHGAYDSGNACVRRTVNDYLLKGTVPPKGKVCT
- a CDS encoding alpha/beta hydrolase, whose product is MPSSPRTIRTRALVSMTAMVTLLTVAGCDDDGGNEQGKASSEPSASAPAAPSDSGLPGSLTGQKLNWSSCQAPTAMQGTGEKPGSEWECATLKVPLDYAKPRGETIDLAMIRAKATGSDKRIGSLVFNFGGPGGSGVSSLPGFAAAYDTLRSRYDLVSFDPRGVGESAGVRCQSDQEIDASDAVDSTPDDDAEIKTAMADAKAFIEGCEKRSGKVLGHVDTVSAARDMDLMRQVLGDDKLSYFGISYGTELGGVYAHLYPKRVGRAVLDAVVDPTEDPEQGSLGQAKGFQLALDNYLEDCAKKGTACPTGGDPAAGADRIVAFLKKLDKKPLSTESGRKLTQDGALSGIAAALYDKESWKYLTLGLQEAMQLEEGNMLLAMADSMSGRDENGHYSNINTANAAINCVDDRQRYTVTDVKAQLPRFRKASPVFGEYLAWGMLGCTGWPVDGTTDTPDVSAQGSAPVLVVGNTGDPATPYEGARKMVQELGKGVGVEVTYKGQGHGAYNSGNACMTKTVNAYLLDGKVPAGGKTCR
- the moeZ gene encoding adenylyltransferase/sulfurtransferase MoeZ: MSLPPLVEPAPELTVDEVRRYSRHLIIPDVGMDGQKRLKNAKVLCVGAGGLGSPALMYLAAAGVGTLGIVEFDEVDESNLQRQVIHSQADIGRSKAESARDTVLGINPYVNVVLHEGRLEADNVMEIFSEYDLIVDGTDNFATRYLVNDACVLLNKPYVWGSIYRFDGQASVFWSEHGPCYRCLYPEPPPPGMVPSCAEGGVLGVLCASIGSIQVTEAIKVLTGTGDPLVGRLMIYDALEMTYRQVKVRKDPDCAVCGPNPTVTELIDYEAFCGVVSDEAQEAAAGSTITPKQLKEWIDDGENIDIIDVREPNEYEIVSIPGARLIPKDGFLMGGALQDLPQDKKIVLHCKTGVRSAEVLAVLKSAGFSDAVHVGGGVIGWVNQIEPDKPVY